In one window of Pieris brassicae chromosome 10, ilPieBrab1.1, whole genome shotgun sequence DNA:
- the LOC123715007 gene encoding myoneurin-like isoform X6, protein MALCESQLGSMMQLQDSREGTSSSDKKPKVESNGDIYGLDKVPPLPLSVDYRSPVSHFVPPAVELYAARHKPEINIVAPATPVKRKRGRPRIDKTSPEYLANLAARKQAREMAAVMSVNSNSNSNSQGDSAEKRKRGRPRVDKTSPEYLARKRARELEALERKAKKEFRRRNTADSAASSSAGESTPRVKRKYTKRTPTKKDGNSSTDRVKGKRGRPRKIDQMNRNPQEGKIRVRNNLMPLNTEPIPVDSDDEPDLGSPSQASDSLSLDENLRALRHIHEKYANIDKMKLLQDDLYEAHLLAANFKKPPVDQVQRLTREDDDVLSVRSSEGGASVKELETRVEKLEDSSNSDSGSSSSGSGSSSSGSSSSSSSDSSSSSSSESEGEEEKGEEKEPTELNSLENTNDERSFGAWSHGQSAQSGTNSDSGSDSDPERGGIPGPIPAQDEISESENESADKSFQCHICKKWYSTRVTLKIHRRGHQSRGGGGRSRARSSDKYECDCCSATFTRKEKLWEHRAEAHRGSMTVRCEVCRKCFEDEAELARHDASHSADERAGRCSVCGAQFPRYEQLRRHASTAHPAPARLPHACAQCGKRFSHAHSLTRHTHNHAKQLYRCVVCKASFARADQLAQHLNSHLANYKRLKR, encoded by the exons ATGGCACTGTGTGAAAGTCAGTTAGGATCTATGATGCAGCTTCAGGATTCCCGTGAGGGGACCAGTTCCTCTGACAAGAAGCCCAAGGTAGAATCAAATGGAGATATCTATGGATTGGATAAAG TTCCTCCACTTCCACTGAGTGTGGACTATCGCTCCCCTGTGTCTCATTTTGTTCCACCGGCTGTAGAATTGTATGCAGCCAGACACAAACCcgaaataaatattg TTGCGCCGGCGACGCCCGTCAAGCGTAAGCGCGGTCGGCCGAGGATCGATAAGACCAGCCCGGAGTACTTGGCCAATTTGGCCGCGAGAAAACAGGCCAGGGAGATGG CCGCAGTCATGTCCGTAAATAGTAACAGCAATAGCAATAGTCAGGGGGACTCGGCCGAGAAGAGAAAGAGAGGGAGACCGCGCGTCGACAAGACGAGTCCGGAATATCTCGCGAGGAAAAGGGCTCGGGAGCTGG AAGCATTGGAACGGAAAGCGAAAAAAGAATTCAGACGGAGGAACACGGCAG ATTCAGCGGCCTCTTCGTCTGCGGGAGAATCCACGCCTAgagttaaaagaaaatacacgAAGCGGACGCCCACTAAGAAAGATGGG AATTCCTCAACGGATAGAGTGAAAGGGAAGAGAGGCAGACCCAGAAAGATCGATCAGATGAACCGGAATCCACAGGAAGGaa AAATACGTGTTCGGAACAACCTGATGCCACTAAACACGGAGCCCATTCCGGTCGACAGTGATGATGAACCAGATTTGG GATCTCCGAGTCAGGCGTCCGATTCGTTAAGTCTGGACGAGAACCTTCGTGCCTTGAGACATATACACGAGAAATACGCCAATATTGATAAG ATGAAGCTTTTGCAGGATGATTTGTATGAGGCTCACCTCCTGGCTGCGAACTTCAAGAAGCCGCCCGTGGACCAAGTTCAGCGACTGACGAGGGAAGACGACGACGTACTCTCCGTTCGGAGCTCGGAAG GTGGAGCGTCCGTCAAAGAATTGGAGACGAGAGTGGAAAAGTTAGAGGACAGTTCCAATTCAGATTCCGGGAGCAGCAGTTCTGGTTCTG GCAGTTCCAGTTCCGGCTCCAGTTCGTCGTCCAGCTCGGACAGCTCCAGTTCTAGCAGCTCGGAGAGCGAAGGAGAAGAGGAAAAGGGAGAAGAGAAGGAGCCCACCGAGCTCAACTCCTTGGAGAACACCAACGATGAAAG ATCTTTCGGCGCCTGGTCTCACGGCCAATCTGCCCAATCCGGGACCAACTCCGACTCCGGGTCCGATTCGGATCCCGAGAGGGGCGGCATTCCGGGGCCGATTCCCGCGCAAGACGAGATAAGCGAGAGCGAGAACGAGTCGGCCGATAAAAGTTTTCAGTGTCATATTTGCAAGAAGTGGTACTCCACGCGGGTGACGCTCAA GATCCACCGACGCGGCCACCAGTCGCGCGGGGGCGGAGGCCGGTCCCGCGCTCGGTCGTCGGACAAGTACGAGTGCGACTGCTGCAGCGCCACCTTCACCAGGAAGGAGAAGTTGTGGGAGCACCGGGCCGAGGCGCACCGCGGCTCGATGACGGTGCGCTGCGAGGTGTGCCGCAAGTGCTTCGAGGACGAGGCCGAGCTGGCCCGGCACGACGCGTCGCACTCGGCGGACGAGCGCGCCGGGCGCTGCTCCGTGTGCGGCGCGCAATTCCCGCGTTACGAGCAGCTGCGGCGCCACGCGAGCACCGCGCACCCGGCGCCGGCGCGTCTGCCGCACGCGTGCGCGCAGTGTGGCAAGCGCTTCTCGCACGCGCACTCGCTCACGCGCCACACGCACAACCACGCCAAGCAGCTCTACCGCTGCGTCGTCTGCAAG GCCTCGTTCGCGCGCGCGGACCAGCTCGCCCAGCATTTGAACAGTCACCTCGCCAACTACAAGCGCCTCAAGCGATAG
- the LOC123715007 gene encoding myoneurin-like isoform X7: MALCESQLGSMMQLQDSREGTSSSDKKPKVESNGDIYGLDKVPPLPLSVDYRSPVSHFVPPAVELYAARHKPEINIVAPATPVKRKRGRPRIDKTSPEYLANLAARKQAREMAAVMSVNSNSNSNSQGDSAEKRKRGRPRVDKTSPEYLARKRARELALERKAKKEFRRRNTADSAASSSAGESTPRVKRKYTKRTPTKKDGNSSTDRVKGKRGRPRKIDQMNRNPQEGKIRVRNNLMPLNTEPIPVDSDDEPDLGSPSQASDSLSLDENLRALRHIHEKYANIDKMKLLQDDLYEAHLLAANFKKPPVDQVQRLTREDDDVLSVRSSEGGASVKELETRVEKLEDSSNSDSGSSSSGSGSSSSGSSSSSSSDSSSSSSSESEGEEEKGEEKEPTELNSLENTNDERSFGAWSHGQSAQSGTNSDSGSDSDPERGGIPGPIPAQDEISESENESADKSFQCHICKKWYSTRVTLKIHRRGHQSRGGGGRSRARSSDKYECDCCSATFTRKEKLWEHRAEAHRGSMTVRCEVCRKCFEDEAELARHDASHSADERAGRCSVCGAQFPRYEQLRRHASTAHPAPARLPHACAQCGKRFSHAHSLTRHTHNHAKQLYRCVVCKASFARADQLAQHLNSHLANYKRLKR, encoded by the exons ATGGCACTGTGTGAAAGTCAGTTAGGATCTATGATGCAGCTTCAGGATTCCCGTGAGGGGACCAGTTCCTCTGACAAGAAGCCCAAGGTAGAATCAAATGGAGATATCTATGGATTGGATAAAG TTCCTCCACTTCCACTGAGTGTGGACTATCGCTCCCCTGTGTCTCATTTTGTTCCACCGGCTGTAGAATTGTATGCAGCCAGACACAAACCcgaaataaatattg TTGCGCCGGCGACGCCCGTCAAGCGTAAGCGCGGTCGGCCGAGGATCGATAAGACCAGCCCGGAGTACTTGGCCAATTTGGCCGCGAGAAAACAGGCCAGGGAGATGG CCGCAGTCATGTCCGTAAATAGTAACAGCAATAGCAATAGTCAGGGGGACTCGGCCGAGAAGAGAAAGAGAGGGAGACCGCGCGTCGACAAGACGAGTCCGGAATATCTCGCGAGGAAAAGGGCTCGGGAGCTGG CATTGGAACGGAAAGCGAAAAAAGAATTCAGACGGAGGAACACGGCAG ATTCAGCGGCCTCTTCGTCTGCGGGAGAATCCACGCCTAgagttaaaagaaaatacacgAAGCGGACGCCCACTAAGAAAGATGGG AATTCCTCAACGGATAGAGTGAAAGGGAAGAGAGGCAGACCCAGAAAGATCGATCAGATGAACCGGAATCCACAGGAAGGaa AAATACGTGTTCGGAACAACCTGATGCCACTAAACACGGAGCCCATTCCGGTCGACAGTGATGATGAACCAGATTTGG GATCTCCGAGTCAGGCGTCCGATTCGTTAAGTCTGGACGAGAACCTTCGTGCCTTGAGACATATACACGAGAAATACGCCAATATTGATAAG ATGAAGCTTTTGCAGGATGATTTGTATGAGGCTCACCTCCTGGCTGCGAACTTCAAGAAGCCGCCCGTGGACCAAGTTCAGCGACTGACGAGGGAAGACGACGACGTACTCTCCGTTCGGAGCTCGGAAG GTGGAGCGTCCGTCAAAGAATTGGAGACGAGAGTGGAAAAGTTAGAGGACAGTTCCAATTCAGATTCCGGGAGCAGCAGTTCTGGTTCTG GCAGTTCCAGTTCCGGCTCCAGTTCGTCGTCCAGCTCGGACAGCTCCAGTTCTAGCAGCTCGGAGAGCGAAGGAGAAGAGGAAAAGGGAGAAGAGAAGGAGCCCACCGAGCTCAACTCCTTGGAGAACACCAACGATGAAAG ATCTTTCGGCGCCTGGTCTCACGGCCAATCTGCCCAATCCGGGACCAACTCCGACTCCGGGTCCGATTCGGATCCCGAGAGGGGCGGCATTCCGGGGCCGATTCCCGCGCAAGACGAGATAAGCGAGAGCGAGAACGAGTCGGCCGATAAAAGTTTTCAGTGTCATATTTGCAAGAAGTGGTACTCCACGCGGGTGACGCTCAA GATCCACCGACGCGGCCACCAGTCGCGCGGGGGCGGAGGCCGGTCCCGCGCTCGGTCGTCGGACAAGTACGAGTGCGACTGCTGCAGCGCCACCTTCACCAGGAAGGAGAAGTTGTGGGAGCACCGGGCCGAGGCGCACCGCGGCTCGATGACGGTGCGCTGCGAGGTGTGCCGCAAGTGCTTCGAGGACGAGGCCGAGCTGGCCCGGCACGACGCGTCGCACTCGGCGGACGAGCGCGCCGGGCGCTGCTCCGTGTGCGGCGCGCAATTCCCGCGTTACGAGCAGCTGCGGCGCCACGCGAGCACCGCGCACCCGGCGCCGGCGCGTCTGCCGCACGCGTGCGCGCAGTGTGGCAAGCGCTTCTCGCACGCGCACTCGCTCACGCGCCACACGCACAACCACGCCAAGCAGCTCTACCGCTGCGTCGTCTGCAAG GCCTCGTTCGCGCGCGCGGACCAGCTCGCCCAGCATTTGAACAGTCACCTCGCCAACTACAAGCGCCTCAAGCGATAG